The following are encoded together in the Corallococcus silvisoli genome:
- a CDS encoding Imm52 family immunity protein, with protein MYFADFRGPVPPLPTPVQVERLPDRGTLITLTQERFTASNPAHVALAADVQRRLQDAGMLTPLRPWGT; from the coding sequence ATGTACTTCGCCGACTTCCGCGGCCCCGTCCCCCCGCTCCCAACCCCCGTCCAGGTGGAGCGCCTCCCGGACCGGGGCACGCTCATCACCCTCACGCAGGAGCGGTTCACCGCCTCCAACCCGGCCCACGTCGCGCTGGCCGCGGACGTCCAGCGGCGCCTCCAGGACGCGGGCATGCTCACGCCCCTGCGCCCCTGGGGCACCTGA
- a CDS encoding cupin domain-containing protein — translation MVEELVRRLDLKPHPEGGYFRETYRAAFQVQTLRGRRSAGTAIYYLLTRGEFSAWHRVVGADELWLFHDGEPLALHLMHEDGRLETAVLGRDVTKGEQPQVLVPAGVLQAAEPLGAYTLVGCTVSPGFDFADFELPEAEVMVARHPAHEALLRRLAKPGPR, via the coding sequence ATGGTGGAAGAACTGGTGCGCAGGCTGGACCTCAAGCCCCATCCGGAGGGCGGGTATTTCCGGGAGACCTACCGTGCGGCGTTCCAGGTGCAGACGCTGCGGGGGCGCAGGTCCGCGGGGACGGCCATCTACTACCTGCTGACGCGGGGTGAGTTCTCCGCCTGGCACCGGGTGGTGGGCGCGGACGAGCTGTGGCTGTTCCACGATGGCGAGCCCCTGGCGCTGCACCTGATGCACGAGGACGGCCGGCTGGAGACGGCGGTGCTGGGCCGGGACGTGACGAAGGGGGAGCAGCCGCAGGTGCTGGTGCCGGCGGGAGTGCTCCAGGCGGCGGAGCCGCTGGGCGCGTACACGCTGGTGGGCTGCACGGTGTCGCCGGGGTTCGACTTCGCGGACTTCGAGTTGCCGGAGGCGGAGGTGATGGTGGCCCGCCACCCCGCGCACGAAGCGCTGCTGCGGAGGCTGGCGAAGCCCGGGCCGCGCTGA
- a CDS encoding helix-turn-helix domain-containing protein — MDTELAGILGAAARTVRVRMGLTQADVADRIGMASEVYGRLERGHMLPSVQNLRRLCVVLNIPPHDLLGLGEAFAAPPPKEKPRARSDEDVPEMRRLLRNLRRLTPVQLKLMNLVASAMQQQKKKP; from the coding sequence ATGGACACTGAACTGGCGGGCATCCTCGGCGCGGCGGCGCGCACGGTGCGGGTGCGGATGGGCCTGACCCAGGCGGACGTGGCGGATCGCATCGGCATGGCGTCGGAGGTGTATGGCCGGCTGGAGCGGGGCCACATGCTGCCGAGCGTGCAGAACCTGCGTCGGCTGTGCGTCGTCCTGAACATCCCGCCGCACGACCTGCTGGGGTTGGGCGAGGCGTTCGCGGCCCCTCCGCCGAAGGAGAAGCCCCGGGCGCGGAGTGACGAGGACGTGCCGGAGATGCGGCGGCTCTTGCGCAACCTGCGGCGGCTGACGCCGGTTCAGCTGAAGCTGATGAACCTGGTGGCGTCCGCGATGCAGCAGCAGAAGAAGAAGCCCTGA